From Sander vitreus isolate 19-12246 chromosome 5, sanVit1, whole genome shotgun sequence:
CAGAGCATCACTTACTGGAACCAGTTGGTGACGGTCATCATGACATAGAGGGATCCCAGGAAGAAGACAGAATGGAAGTAGGAGTAGGTGTAGATGGTAGCCTCTCTCTCATCATACACCACGTTCTGGCCTCCACCAGTCTTCTCCTCATCACAATCATCTAAAAAGTACACATTAAATGATGCAAAGAGGACACTTAAAGGTCCGATGGCATGAAAtgttcactttatgaggttttttaacattaatatgtgttcccccagcctgcctatggtcccccagtggctagaaatggcgatagatgtaaaccgagccctgggtatcctgctctgcctttgagaaaatgaaagctcagatgggccgatctggaatcttgctcatgagctcataaggagcaaggttacctcccatttctctgctttgcccgcccagagaatttggcccacccatgaaagagaggcatcatggctttcaaatgagcaaagtggcagttggtcaaggccacacccccaccctccaccttgcgcCCCcgcccctctcctcctcaatcgctacagacacagaaatggcacatactaagtaaagctcattgtgagactggctctagtggctgtaattctgcaacaaggctgaatttctggaaagagacttcagatacagtattaggggaccactaaggtctatataaaagagacttcagatatagtattaggggaccaataaggtctatataaaagagacttcagatacagtattaggggaccactaaggtctatataaaaagagacttcagatacagtattaggggaccactaaggtctatataaaaagagacttcagatacagtattaggggaccaataaggtctatataaaagagacttcagatacagtattagggggaccacatccaaagagcaccatgtcatgggacctttaatgtgaAAATACATGCAATTATTGCTGCATTGTTGTATTATATGCAACTCCCAAATAGAATATGTGTATGCATggtgatatactgtatttctaGTAGATATATATCGGCCAACATATAACTGTGTTttatttccagcagggggcaatGTCAGCCTACCCACAATTCCACCTTCATGCTGGTCCTGCTTCACTGTGTCATACTACCCTCCTAGTAACAGTGACATCATCTTTGTTTACTGACCAATACTTTCTCACCATCCTCAATCTGGCTAAGGAATAGCAATGAGCAAAGCCCCTCTGTGAGCAAACACTATGGCTGGGGACATACGCATACACACTGAACAGGCTGGAGCGAGGGGGAggggaagaaaaacaagacGTGATAGCGAGGGGAAATTATTTGACTTTCCTCACCTGTGTCATCTCCAAAACAGAAACAGCAGCGAGCTCTCTGCAGgataaagaaaaacatacatGTTACAACCAAACTGgaatagacacacacattagGTCTCTTGGGcctaatttgtttaatttggTAAGGATGTCTAATTGGGAGTGTCTGGTCAGTGGGGTTTTTAAGTCTTGTTAACCTGTTTAACCAGTCTGTATATTTCATTAAACCACACACCTAGTGACATCTGAATATTTGTGCGTTTACCTCAGCCTCAGGCTCACTGTTCCTACACACTCGGAGCGCTGCAGAGCTTCGCCTGGTGGTGGACGTcaagctagagagagagagagagagagagagagagagagagagagagagagagagagagagagagagagagagagagagagagagagagaaaataaagagatAGAAATACagatggaaaaagagaaaaattgtAATTCAATCACTATGTATTTTTCCATTAACTTGCAGACAGTTTGACATTGCTGCAGTCTAATTTCCTCTCTACCACAAGAGACACGATGCCTCCACTTGATGGGAAACACAtgtgaacaaacacaaaaagccaTAGTCTTCATCTCTCACACCCTTAGCTGAGCCACAGCCAATCCATGCACTGCCTCTCCAGAGTCACAGCCAATCCAAACtaccctgtctctgtctctacagCCTGccatgaaatacatttattttattccaCATTGCTTAAAACAGAGCTGCTGTTAATGGGCTTGGATTGTAGCCTTTACATATTCTCTCAACTCTTTGAATTTAATGATACATCACTAAAAATAGATATATTATAGGGAAACTTGGCTTGTATTTGTGTATAAATTGAGATCAGGAAAAAGGAGAAGtaagaggtgtgtgtgcgtgtgtgacttACCAAGAGTAAAGAATGCAGCCAAACAGGATAATGGTTCCAAAAATGGTGACGATCTTCTTGTCGCTCTCCGTTCCAGCGTTtaagggaaacacacacacggttgtgTTCACACCATTTCTTTCCACCACTAGTCAGAAAGaatgtgcagacagagatgaatGAGGCCAAAGAAGAAGTAGAGGGAGTATTATATGGAGTAGGGAGATTGCAAAAGAtgcagtgaatgtgtgtgtgtattttggcaCAGTGTTATCAGTATCAAGAGCAGGAGGGGAAAGGAAAATGGAAACAACCTGATAGTACGACATACAGTAAGTACAAAAACACCAACAGCCTCACTAACAGTACAGTTAGTACTTGAGTGTTACTTAGGAGGCACGTGCTGATATTAAATATTTATGGTAAGATTATCTTCACAATAGTATGTCAGCATAGACTATTATCTTGACAGCTACTGTGGAAATATGAGTGCTGTAGGGATGAAAAACATACCTCTAGCtttcaattaaaaacattttatctttATCAGAGACATTTTGATGCCTCTTCTTAGATAGGCCTCATATGTATTGCGTTTGGTTTATGTTTCTTACTCTTGAGTGTAACACAACATTTCACAGAACAGATGTGCAGGATTCCTCATCCGTTATGATAACATTGAACACTTGACTGTCAAATCTTTGTCCTCAACTggaacagaacagaaataacactataataataataataataataatacatttttgttttggattCTGAGCAAGAAGTGTTCCCCTTTtcttaaaatgtctgttttattgTCTGAATTATTATTGGTTTACTTTAAAGAGATGGCTTAccaatatttattattaatatatatttatattgattATGTTTCCATTCCTAAGTGTGACAGTGTGCAGCTGTGTGAATGCCAGCCTGGTAGACTGACTTTATTAATCTTCCATACAGAGCGGTCATGTTTTACATGGTGTTTGCTGCAGCATTAAGTATTAATTAGCCTAACCCATGACTCAATATAAATAATACCCCTTGATCTAAGCTGATACCCAACTATGTCTGTAACTACTTTGTGGACATGGGTGTCTGTTCATACTCACTCTCTTTTGGTTTGCTGGAGAAGGCTGAGAAGGTGAGGTACATGACGTACACACTGATGACTCCTGGCTGCAGCAGACCTGATGTGGGCTGCACTGCAGGGACACAAAGGTGAATAAAGGATGTAATTATCACCGGCTAAACTGACAGAGATTCCTGAGTTGGCGCAAATGTATTTTACAAAACAAGACTGTAAGTATTATAGAAACAGTCTTACTTATCGCTACTCTGTATGAGTTTCGAATGTGTTGCTATTTGTGAATTACTCTTTGTGATAAACCAGGCAGCTTTCTACAGAAAGCATCTAAATGCAAATGCTTGTATTTTCATTTGTATTACACAGTCAAATGAGCTTGTAAGTACAGGTCATTACATTTCTGTATGCATGGGGAGATGGCCAACAGGGAGACGATGAAGCACAGGCTGCCGTTGATGCCCAGGAAGATCTTGTTAAGTAAACAGGCCTCGGGGTCGGTGTAGAACACACCCATGAACACCAAGGCTGCTACCGCACCACTGAACAGCATCAGAGTTACAAAGGCCAAAGCTGCGTACCACAGGCGATTATACTTCACTCCTGAATTcctgcagacagaaagagagtggAAGTAGAGACAGAAAAGCAGACAAGCAGTTATTTTCTGCACCCTGAGGAGATAATAAGACAGGTTTATGGTTGCTTAAGTGctttcacatttgttttatcTGGTGCGGAAAttcaaggtttaaaaaaaaaaaattggtgatAAGTTCACAAAGCAATACACATTGAGAGGTTTAGGTTTACTGCATTCATTGGTTACCAAACCATTAAAAGTTTTTGAAACAATCTGctgtggtatgtgtgtgtctgagtgggAAGGGAAGGGGAAACTGGAAACTGCGTGCACACTCCTAAACCATATGCATCCTGTGAATCTGCAGTGCCGGGTGGCCTGCTGCCAAACCTCCCCTCCacccacaaaaacacaaagctaCATGGACCATGCACAGAAGAATACATCCAACCCTCTGAGTTTCTCAAGATCAAATAAAAAGCATGGCTATTCACAGAGTGTTCATGCTTACGTAAGCGAGCTGGGACAAGAGAAAGGAGCACAGAGAAGACAGGTTTCTCTCACCAGTTTGTGTTCCATCTGTGTGCAAACTCCACCAACATCATGAGCTGGATCAGCAGGAAAATGAACCCGCCAATTGCTCCTATGTAGCGCCACACTGTGGcattgaagaagaagaagaagaagaagaagaagaagaagaagaagaagaagaagaagaagaagaagaagagacagGGAAATTGTTTTAGAGATGAGAAGACCTAACAGCAGATATCTGTGACCTGTTGCACACAGATTATACTCAAACTACAAAAAAGATGGCAGGGTCATTTTAGAAGATTGTGTGGAAGGCAGTGTATTTGAGTGAGCTAGGAAAATGATGCGGCTTATAaaagaatattgcaatatttgGTCATTCCTGTGTTTCCAATCTTTTGCCGCCATTGAGGGGGATATACTAATGATGTGAATATATgacatgaatatatatatatatatatattatgaatatcatctttaaaaaataattatagcACTGTAGGTCTAATATTGAGTGTCCTCTCTTTACCTTCCAGAAAGGTTTCCTGACCCGGGATGAAGAAGCCACCAGCGCAGCACGCCACCAGCACAATAAACTTCAGCAACCAGAACCTGATATTTAAAGCAGAACATTGAGGGTTGTACATTGAAAAATTGATACACAAAAtggaaatgaaatacaaaacaacGACTCCTGACAGAACAGCCTCAGCGTGGGAATTTTGATGGATAGTGTGAAAGAGAAATGCAAGAAATACAATGTGTCAATtcagaacatacagtataaggaATCCAGAAATACTCAGAAATAAATACTGCAGGAAAACAGGTGCCTATGTTTATGTTCAGGAAACTATTCAGAGATCACTTATGTTGCAGGATAAAGTTGTTCTTTTTACCGTTTACACTCTTACTTAACGGTCCTAAGTATTGCCACTATTAATGAAAACCTGCCTGTGAGAAATGAACCTACCttcagtcaaaagtttgaattttgtttggCTTTTGCTTTGGTGTCAGCAGTCAAGCGCTGCAATTTTAAGGTTCCAGCTAGATATAATAGATTAATGTAAATTATGTAATGGCTGACAAAAGGCCTTCTTACCCGTTATGCACGGCCGCCCTGCAGCCTGTGCTGTTGTTGACTCGTATGGTGAAGAAAGCGAAAAATAAGAAGAAGCAGGCCATGCCGAAGCACACCTTGTAGACGGCAGAGTAGCCAACCAGAGTTTTGCAGTTCTCCCCTGCATTCATCCTCTCACACAACTCACTGTAGAAGGGGATCTGATTGACAAAATCACAAACCCAAAACATAGATTAGATCATTATGGTGTTGACCctcccacacccacccaccaccACCTCTGCTCATGTTTGTCTAGTACGCGGCCTCAGAGAAAAGGCCCAATGGCATCTATTCTGAGTGTCACACTTCTAAAGGAGCAGAA
This genomic window contains:
- the serinc5 gene encoding serine incorporator 5 — its product is MCTPCCISQLACCCGSAACSCCCNCCPKIKQSTGTRIMYAFYFLLVTIVCCIMMSPTVEKELRDHIPFYSELCERMNAGENCKTLVGYSAVYKVCFGMACFFLFFAFFTIRVNNSTGCRAAVHNGFWLLKFIVLVACCAGGFFIPGQETFLEVWRYIGAIGGFIFLLIQLMMLVEFAHRWNTNWNSGVKYNRLWYAALAFVTLMLFSGAVAALVFMGVFYTDPEACLLNKIFLGINGSLCFIVSLLAISPCIQKLQPTSGLLQPGVISVYVMYLTFSAFSSKPKEMVERNGVNTTVCVFPLNAGTESDKKIVTIFGTIILFGCILYSCLTSTTRRSSAALRVCRNSEPEAERARCCFCFGDDTDDCDEEKTGGGQNVVYDEREATIYTYSYFHSVFFLGSLYVMMTVTNWFHYDNHKIEKLLDGSWSVFWIKMVSCWVCLFLYMWTLFAPMVCPKRFEA